The sequence below is a genomic window from Microcebus murinus isolate Inina chromosome 4, M.murinus_Inina_mat1.0, whole genome shotgun sequence.
CTCGATGGCGGCACAGAAGGGCTGGATGCCCCTGCTCAGGAGCGGCtgcccaggggcctgggggaCACAGAGCAGCTAATCCAAGCCCAGAGAGGAGGCAGCCGGGCGTGGCTGAGGCAGTACCGACAGGTATGGCGAGGGTGGAAAGACCAAGGGGGCCACTGGGGGCAGGTAGGGACTGCAAGGAGAGGGACCAGGGAGGCCAAGGTTCAGAGGCAGAGCCACGCAGGGCCGTGGATCAAGGTGGCAACAGAGCTGTctggagatgaggctggagagacaGCGACTCCAGAGCTGTATCTCAGAGGGTGCAGCAGGCTTTTGGTGTTTATCCCACAGGCActagggagccactgaaggttttAGAGCAGGCAGGTGACACACAGTATGCTGTTTCAAGATGATTAACCTGACAGTGTGTTGGATGGGTGAATGGGGCAGAAGGCAAGGGATCTGCCAGTACAACTGCCTAGGAGTTCAATACTGTGACCCTCTTAcccggggtgggggctgggggggtgtTGGGGGGGTGGAGATTGGGACCCCCTTGTGGGGAGCTTCCGGctcctggcccctgcctcctccctctaaGAGAAAGGGTCACTAGAGCGCTGTGCTTCTCTCCCTGGGGTCTACCCCCACCTTGTGGCTATAGGTGGAATGACACTGAAGCCCACCACTCAGGCGTGGCATGGGCCCTGACCTCCCCCGTCTGCCTTCCAGCAGGTAAGGAAAAGGTGGGACAGCTTTGTTGCCAGCTTTCCCGGCGTGAGCCTCAGTCGCCCGGCCTCCCCGGAGCCCCCAGTGCACACCACCAGCTAAGGATGCTAGAAGCGACAGTGGCCCCCCTGCCGCACCTGGACAAGGCTGCCGTGTCTGCTGACCTACCTACCTCGTGGCCCTTCTGGAGTGGACTGGGCGGCCTCCTCCATGTGAACTTCCCTCTTTCCTTACGTGGCACAACCAGGCCTCTGCCACCAGTCCCTGTGGGGCTGCCCCTCTGGCTTTGGCCCTCCTACCCTGAGCCTGGCCCTCAGCAAAGACCCCAAGGCTGAAAAGGAGGGGGCCCGGCTCCCTGCCCTCTAGGCTTGGGGGCCCCTTGGACTATGATATGAATAAGTCACAGAAGCCTCCCCAGAAGTGGGGATGTGGATGCCCCTGCCCCACACAGGACCCGTTGTCCACTTCCGGGATGGAGCTTGGTGAAGCCAGACCCATGGCTGAGAGGCTTGTGGACATTGCCTGGTCCCTGGGCTGTGACCCATCTGCCCTTCTCTGCTAACGTCTGCTGCAAATGCTGGGCCCTGGCACAGGCCCCCTCACCGATGGCGAGCCCCTCAGGGCAAGGACCACATCTGGGCCTGAAAGGCCCAGGCCTTGGAACCTCACAGTATCCCAGTGAAGGGAGCAGGGGGAGCCTTTCCTCCCTGTGcgcagagggagaaactgaggcagaggggaTTTACTGTGTTTGGCATGGTACAGGCCCCACTCAGTGCCCAACATCAGGGCTGAACGCAGTAATAAAGGCGCAGAACAGAAGGAAGTGATTTGTCTCGTGACTAATTCGCTGGCTTAGAGCCTCTCCCAACCCTGTGAGGAAGGCTGAACCCAGAGCAGCCCAGAATGGCGGGGCAGAGGCCCAGGGGTGGGCCCCTGCAGGGTCCCCAGGAGGCTGGGCCTTTCCTGCTGCTTCTCCTGATCTTTCTCCCCAGAGGCATTGCACCAGCAGTGCTGGCCAAGAAGCAGGCTGCAGCAGACCCAGCTCTCTCAGTGCCATGCCTGCgtgctcaccccaccccaccccaccccaccccgccccgccccaggcaGGACTCACTGTTGGGAGGAGGAAACAAGGTCCCTGAATGGGGCAGACCTTCTCACTGCCAGCTCTCTGTACTGCAGTCTCACCCCAGCCCCTCTGTCCTCAGAGATGCTCCAGCCCCACTCCCAGCAGTTCTCCTGCTTGTCACACTCTGCCATCGGTTTGTCTAGTTATGTGTTTTTCCTTCCACCACACTGAAAGTTCCATGGGGACTTGGCCTGTTCACTTCTGGGACGTAGTGCCTAGCTCTGGGTCCGACATGTGATAGGTGCTTAGTCAATTATTACTGATGAGCGAGGGACTGCCCCAAGGTCACCCAGCGAGGCGGTGGCTGAGCTGGGCCTGTAGCTCGTAGGTTTGGGGCATCCCCGCTCAGGCAAGTGTTCCTATCTCAGCCTTGTCAGGAAGCCCATTGACGGGGA
It includes:
- the C4H11orf86 gene encoding uncharacterized protein C11orf86 homolog isoform X1, with translation MGTGPRSQSLRGPRASYGKLQEPRGRPMEGQLRRVLSLRQGREKSKPQDLDGGTEGLDAPAQERLPRGLGDTEQLIQAQRGGSRAWLRQYRQQVRKRWDSFVASFPGVSLSRPASPEPPVHTTS
- the C4H11orf86 gene encoding uncharacterized protein C11orf86 homolog isoform X2, giving the protein MGTGPRSQSLRGPRASYGKLQEPRGRPMEGQLRRVLSLRQGREKSKPQDLDGGTEGLDAPAQERLPRGLGDTEQLIQAQRGGSRAWLRQYRQVRKRWDSFVASFPGVSLSRPASPEPPVHTTS